In one Polaribacter sp. ALD11 genomic region, the following are encoded:
- a CDS encoding HU family DNA-binding protein — protein MVKVKSIERPNPQDRVAANKFYAQAIATGTTDLERLAYLVSNQSTVREADCYAVLLSLLHNVADELAQGKIVKLDKLGSFQIGISSEGVATKEELSINAIKKAHINFRPDKRLRSMLSNVDFTFN, from the coding sequence ATGGTAAAAGTAAAATCAATAGAACGTCCAAATCCGCAGGACAGAGTAGCGGCCAATAAGTTTTATGCACAAGCAATTGCAACAGGTACCACCGATTTAGAAAGGTTGGCGTATTTAGTGTCTAATCAAAGTACGGTAAGAGAAGCAGACTGTTATGCAGTTTTATTGTCTTTGTTACATAATGTAGCAGATGAGTTAGCGCAAGGTAAAATTGTAAAGTTAGATAAGTTGGGGTCTTTTCAAATAGGAATAAGCTCAGAAGGGGTTGCTACAAAAGAGGAGCTATCGATAAATGCTATTAAAAAAGCACATATAAATTTTAGACCAGACAAACGTTTGCGTTCGATGCTAAGTA